The nucleotide sequence TTTTTGTAGATGGAAAAGCTAAAAAATCATTATATAGAAAATTTATAATTAAAACCGTTGATGGACCAAATGATTTTGCGAGCATGCAGGAAGTTATTGAAAGACGATACTCAAGACTAATAGAAGAAAACGAACAGCTGCCGGATCTGATAATGGTTGACGGAGGAAAAGGTCAGCTTTCAAGCGCGGTTGAAATATTGGATAATCTTGGAATAAAAAATTATCAGATAATCGGGTTGGCAAAACGATTGGAAGAAGTATTTTTTCCTGAAATATCCGAAGCACAATCAATTCCTAAAACATCCTCAAGTTTAAAATTACTGCAGCATTTAAGAGATGAAGCCCACCGATTCGCGATTTCTTTTCACAGGCAAAGACGCGACAGCCGAACACTTCAAACAGAACTGACAGAGATAAAAGGAATCGGTGATAAAGTTGCGGAAAAACTTTTAACAAACTTCAACAGCGTTAATGAAATTAGAAACGCGACCGAAATTGAATTAGCCAATGTAATTGGCAAAGCAAAAGCCAAGTTAGTTGCCGACTATTACTCCAACTCAAAAGAATTAGTTAAATCAGACTTCGAATAAAATTTAAAAAATTTTATAGTGATTAAATTATTGACCTATTATTAAGATTGTCAATAATACAAATTTGTCTTATCTTTTATTTAAACAATTTTGGGAAAAGTATGATATACTTAAGAATTATATTTATTATTTTTTTTATATCAACAAATATTTTAACAGCGCAAAACGGAGCTTTTTATACTTCAAATTTACAGCAGTCACCATTATTAATCGGCGCGGGTCAAATCGGAGCTTCTATTCCAAACGATGATGTTTTAGGATTTTATTACAACCCTGCAATTCTTGGCCATTCTTCAAGAAATAATCACGCTTCATTTTCATTTATGCCGGCACAAACTGAATGGTATTACTCGCCCCAAACTACCTTTAATAATTATGGATTAAATTTAGGATATAACTTTGATCCTTCCGTTTCAAAACTGCCGTTATCAATTGGGCTGGGTTATTTGCATAATAGTTTTTTTTTCGGAGAATATAATATCTATGATCCCAACACATCCGAATTTATCGAAAAAAGTAAAAGTTATGATGAGTTTGATTGTTTTAGTATTGGCGCTGAAATAGAATATTATTTAAAATTTGCCGTTGGTTTCTCTTTAAAATCATTTAATAGTAATTTAGGCAGTGCATATATTAATGGTGAACTTAAACCGTATTCTTCAAAAGGTACAATGTTTGACTATGGTATTTTGGTTACATTGCCGGTTTCAAATTTATATTTTCCAAATTGTGCAATTGAATTAAATGATGAAATAAATTTAAAACCATTATTCAATATTAGTTTAGGAAATTCATTTTTAAATTTTGGAGATGAAATTAGCTATTTCGATGAATCTCAGAAAGATCCGCTTGCGCGTACATCCAGGTTAGGTTATACTGTTGAATTTGGCTTTGACTTAAATCTTAAGGAAGTTAAAATTCCGTTAATTAATTACTCATTTACCGCAGAAACTGAAGATTTATTATTAACTGAACAAAATGAAAATAATTCTGTGTCAAGTTACCAGGCAATAAACAGCGATGTAAACTTTATAAAACACTTGATTAAATTAAATCCCGACAATAATATTGTAGTTCATAAAGGTCACATCTTTACATTTTTAAACTCATTTATTTATACTGTGGGAAGTTTTCAAGGCAGAGGATATAATACCGCGAGAAAATCAGACGGTATAGGTATTACTACAAACGGAATTTTCGGATTAATAAATACTATTTCTATAAATTCAACTATCAACTACATAACTAAACATTTTGAAATATATTATTTTGATTCTAACCTATTTTCTGAAAACTTTGACTTTGGAAATACAATATTAAACTTCGATGGGATTTCTATAAGTTTCAAGAATTTTGAATTATAAAAAAAGCCAAGCAGCAAATTACACAAATTGAATACTAACCGCTGCTTCCTTCCGGACCTCACGGAGTTGGGTAACAACTTGTTAACCTGTGCTTGGCAAATTTGAGGTGTAAATATAATTATTTATTGTTTTAGATAAAATTCTTTTCTGTCTAAAACTAATTATGTTTGGATGTAATAGTTTGTTCGTTATTTATTTTTGTCTAAATTTAGTTTTACAACAATTTTTTCAAATTCCTTTTCCCAGTTCAATTCTTCGCGCGCTGTCTTACAGTTTTGTTTGAAAACCATTAATAATCTTTCATCAGAAATTAAGTTATTTATCGTATTTATAATTTCACATTCATTATCTGCGTCAACATATTTACCGATTTTGTAATTATCTACAATGTTCTTCATTTGCGGCAGACTGCTGCATACAACTGGAACTTCAGCCATTATATATTCAAATATTTTATTTGGCAGGGCGTAATAATAACTTAAACTAATGTTCTCTATCAATGCTAATCCCAAATCTGCCGATACAGTATAATTCAGCAATGCGTTGTGATTAATAGATCCTAAAAAGTGTACTTTGTTTTGCATACCAAGCAGTTTGGCTTCAGTTTCAAATTTTGATTTAAATTCGCCGTCACCGATTATTACAAAATGTGCGTTATTAATTTTATCAAAAAGTTTTATCAGTTTTGATATTCCTCTTCCTTCTAATAAAACGCCTTGATACAATAATATTTTATCATTTATGCTAATGTCCAACATCTTTCTTAAATCAATTACTTCAAAATTATTTTTATACTTAGGAAGATTTCTTAAAACCAAAATATTTTTGAGTTGGTATTTTTCTTCAAGGAATTCTTTGTCCATATCTCCGGTTACAAAAACATTATCAACCTTTTTAATGAACGAACTTTCAATCTTTGCAATAATGCTCTGTACTTTGGATTTGTTTCGCAATCCGGCTAAATGCGCGTATATTTCTCTACTATTATAAAATATTTTACTTTTATTAAATTTTGCAAAAAAATACGTCACCGGAAGTGTATAAACATCTTCAGAAAAATATATATCAGCTTTATATTTTATTAAATCTCTAATCAATAAATAAAAAAATGTGAAATAAAATTTTAGACTTGAATTAGATTTTTCAAGCTTATATATATTTGTTTTTCCAACTCGAGGTTTAAAATTTTCAGTTTTCCAATCAAATGATATTGTTTGTACAGAATAGTTTAATTTTGAAAACGAGTCAATAAGATTCACAACGCGCGAATCTTGATCTGCGTTTCCAAGAAATGTAATAACGATTGATTTTTGCTTATGCGACATATAAATAAAACAAAAACTTCCTTAGTAATTTACTATCAGGAAGTTTAATATGATTGATTACAGTTTTATGTGAAGCGTATTTCTCATTATTGATTTTGCGTCAAATTTTTCCTTAAAATCAATAAGATTCATACTTGGTGTCATTGGATTTTCTGCCGATGTATCTTGAGAAACTCCGATATCAACATAATTATAACCTCGTTCAGTTGCATCTTTTACAACTTCGAACATAACTCTTTGTATAGGTTTGTATTCGGCATATTCATATAAAAGCATATTGTAAAAACAAATAGCGACGTTTTTATTGGCGTAAAACATTAATGAACCCGCAATAGGTTTATCATCCAAATAAACCATAAATAGCTTAAGCCTATCCGGCATCAATTGTTTTAATTTCTGCAAATCGTCAAATGAATGCGTTGGCTTAACATTGTGTCTTGCTTTGTTCTCTATTAATATCGGATAAAATTCATCATATTTTTCATTTACTTCAACTCTTATACCTTTGTTAAATGAATGACGAATATTTCTTCTCGTAGTTTGATTGAATCTAGAAATAATATCTATATTAGGATTTAATTTTATCGCGCTTGAAATGTAATGAAGCTGAAATTTGAATCCTTGCCAAAGCATTGAAAAATCCAAATTGTGATTTGGAAAAGTCTCATATATCATTGGAGCGGCGGTTAATGTTAATTCATTTATTCCATTTTTCTTTGAATATTCCAATAGCGTTGAAACAATATCCATTGTTTCTTTAAAAGTTATATCTGGAATAACAATTGAACCGTAGCTTGCGCCTATTGGTGATTCAAAATGTGTATTGTTAATTAAACTTCCGGGAAGAACAGCTTTAATTTTATTTTTTTCAGCAAAAATTAAATGATTAAAATTGAATTTTCCGGGAATGTGATAATCGAAAAATTTCTGCATATGAAACATTGTTCCATTGCTTGAATTAACCACAAAATCATCCCACTTATCTTTCCATTCGGGAGTATATTGAATAATTTCCATAATTACATACTATAAGTTGTTTGACGATTAAAAATACAAAATAAGATTTTGTTTCTCATATAAATATTTTTAGGACAAACAATTATTGAATTTGCTCAAAGTCTAGAACAAATATTGAAGTGAAATTGTATTTGCATTTCCAATTCCATAGCTGAACGGCGTAAACGCATAATCTAACATAAACCCTTTATAAAGCACTCCAAGTCCAAAAGAAATATTTCTTGATTCAACACCACTTACATAACCCAAACGTAAAAAAAAGTTATTATCATAAACTACTTCAGAACCAATGTGTATGTGAGCCAATTTTGACGCAAAATAATTTTGAATACCAAGAACCGGAAGAATTTTAAGCGACGCGGATTCTACTGAAATTACATAAGTCGCATTTAAAATAAAGTCGGAAGGCAATTTTGTTTTCTCAAGTCTCAATTTATTCATGCTTCCTAAATTCCTAACGGAAAACCCAAGATTTAAATTCTCGGCAACATTTGAATATATCAAACCAAGATCATAACCAATTCCGGTCGCATCGTCGGTAAAAAAACTCTCATACAAATACTTTAAAGAAAAACCAAAACTCAAATTTTCATATAAATCAAATCCGGAAGAAAGATTGCCATAAAAATAATTAACGTTAAATGTTGACTGCGGATTATCTGTCGGCTGAGTTCTGACTTCAAAACCTTTAATTTTTGTCGTATTTGCGCCGATAGATAAGGGAATTCCCCAGAGCTTAAAATTTGCTCCTACAAATTGACTTGATATATCTTGAATCCAAGCTTGGTGCGTAAATAATACGTTTGCCGAGTTATTTAAATTAACAGCTGCTGGATTATAATAAACCGAAGAAACACTGCCGTCTAAATATCCAATATCAGAAACAGCAATATTTTTTGCGCTTGTTCCGATTTTTAGAAAAGACAATCCGCTTTCGCCCGCATTTTGAGCAAATAAAGAAGTTGTTAAAAGTAATGCTGCAGTTAAAATTTTTTTCATTTTATTCTATTTAATTTCTAACAAAAATACACAAAAAATTAAAACAAAATATCAAGCCCAATAATATGATGATCATAAGACGAATAAGGTTCAATTGAATAAGCATAGTTAACGCTTATTAAAATTTCATTTATCATCTGCGAATATGAAAATCCTAATGCAGGTTTCATTGGAATATCAAAATTAGAAACGCTGATTCGGTCTATTCCTCCTCTTAAAAACAAGTTTTCATAAATATTATATTCTGTTCCCAACCTTATAAAATCGGTTTCTGCACTGCTGTGTTCGTATTCAATTGTAGCGACTAACTTAGGATCATTAAATTTATACGCTGAAGATATTTTCACTAAAAACGGAAATTCATTAAAAGTCGAATTGCCGTCTGTTCCATAAAGACCGCTTGTATCCCATTTATATTTTGAATTAATATCGGCAAGAACAATTCCAAAATTCAGCTTGTCGCTAAATTTATACAAGGCTCCAATATCAAAACCAAAGCCGGAAGAAGTAATATCTTCATAAAGTTTGTAGTAAAATAATTTTAATCCAATTCCCAATGACAACTTTTCAGAGAATCTGTTTGAAAAATTTAAAAAGAACTGATTTTCCGAAGTCGACAAATCTTTTATTTTTTCACCTTGGTTATCTCTCGCGTCAATATTGCTTACGCCGGCATTTATCAAACCAAAGCTAATTCCCGCAATTGAACGGGGTTTTCCATCGGAAGATTTATTTTTACCGAATTCCAATTTTCTTGTAAAGTTCAAGAAATTCAATGATCTGTCTAATGATAAAAACGAATATGAGGTTTGAAAATAATTTTTTTCCTGAAAAGCAGATAAAGCAGGATTGTAATAAGATACCATATTTCCTTCATCCAAAGCGGAAATAGAATTGCCCATTGCAATTCCGCGCGCTCCAAAACCCATTCTGCTGAATGCTCCGGCCATACTATTTAATTTGGAAAATTCCGGCTGTGCCATATTTACTGAGGAAAGGA is from Ignavibacteriota bacterium and encodes:
- a CDS encoding glycosyltransferase; this translates as MSHKQKSIVITFLGNADQDSRVVNLIDSFSKLNYSVQTISFDWKTENFKPRVGKTNIYKLEKSNSSLKFYFTFFYLLIRDLIKYKADIYFSEDVYTLPVTYFFAKFNKSKIFYNSREIYAHLAGLRNKSKVQSIIAKIESSFIKKVDNVFVTGDMDKEFLEEKYQLKNILVLRNLPKYKNNFEVIDLRKMLDISINDKILLYQGVLLEGRGISKLIKLFDKINNAHFVIIGDGEFKSKFETEAKLLGMQNKVHFLGSINHNALLNYTVSADLGLALIENISLSYYYALPNKIFEYIMAEVPVVCSSLPQMKNIVDNYKIGKYVDADNECEIINTINNLISDERLLMVFKQNCKTAREELNWEKEFEKIVVKLNLDKNK
- a CDS encoding GNAT family N-acetyltransferase; amino-acid sequence: MEIIQYTPEWKDKWDDFVVNSSNGTMFHMQKFFDYHIPGKFNFNHLIFAEKNKIKAVLPGSLINNTHFESPIGASYGSIVIPDITFKETMDIVSTLLEYSKKNGINELTLTAAPMIYETFPNHNLDFSMLWQGFKFQLHYISSAIKLNPNIDIISRFNQTTRRNIRHSFNKGIRVEVNEKYDEFYPILIENKARHNVKPTHSFDDLQKLKQLMPDRLKLFMVYLDDKPIAGSLMFYANKNVAICFYNMLLYEYAEYKPIQRVMFEVVKDATERGYNYVDIGVSQDTSAENPMTPSMNLIDFKEKFDAKSIMRNTLHIKL
- a CDS encoding PorV/PorQ family protein, with amino-acid sequence MKKILTAALLLTTSLFAQNAGESGLSFLKIGTSAKNIAVSDIGYLDGSVSSVYYNPAAVNLNNSANVLFTHQAWIQDISSQFVGANFKLWGIPLSIGANTTKIKGFEVRTQPTDNPQSTFNVNYFYGNLSSGFDLYENLSFGFSLKYLYESFFTDDATGIGYDLGLIYSNVAENLNLGFSVRNLGSMNKLRLEKTKLPSDFILNATYVISVESASLKILPVLGIQNYFASKLAHIHIGSEVVYDNNFFLRLGYVSGVESRNISFGLGVLYKGFMLDYAFTPFSYGIGNANTISLQYLF